Proteins co-encoded in one Polyangiaceae bacterium genomic window:
- a CDS encoding sigma-70 family RNA polymerase sigma factor, translating to MERAALEAEISAFREGGDLRGALEVALAGYGREISRFLLVRVGDPVLAADAYSQLTEDLWIGLPTFEGRSSFRTWMYVVARNAATRLQRSQRSESKRSADLSEVADLAERARSETLTFLRTESKERLAKLRKELEPLDEQLLMLRVTRGLEWNEVVAILEGSVELDSEHQRRLAARYRQRFRALKNRLKAELSG from the coding sequence GTGGAGCGGGCTGCGTTAGAGGCTGAGATCAGCGCCTTTCGGGAGGGTGGCGACCTACGCGGCGCATTGGAGGTCGCGCTGGCGGGCTATGGCCGCGAAATTTCCCGCTTCCTGCTGGTGCGGGTGGGTGACCCAGTCCTGGCGGCGGACGCCTACTCTCAGCTTACCGAGGATTTGTGGATCGGACTCCCCACGTTCGAAGGGCGTAGTTCGTTCCGGACTTGGATGTACGTTGTCGCGCGCAACGCAGCCACCCGGCTGCAACGAAGTCAGCGCTCCGAGTCAAAGCGGAGCGCTGATCTCTCCGAAGTGGCGGACCTCGCGGAGCGAGCCCGCAGCGAGACCTTGACGTTTCTCCGTACGGAATCGAAAGAGCGGTTAGCGAAGCTGCGGAAGGAACTCGAACCTCTGGACGAACAGCTGTTAATGCTGCGTGTCACCCGGGGCCTAGAGTGGAACGAGGTGGTTGCCATCCTCGAGGGGAGTGTGGAACTCGACAGCGAACACCAGCGGCGTTTGGCCGCTCGCTACCGCCAGCGCTTCCGTGCGTTGAAGAACAGGTTGAAAGCCGAGTTGAGCGGGTGA